Proteins from a single region of Chengkuizengella sediminis:
- the ftsW gene encoding putative lipid II flippase FtsW, translating into MDTGRRGTPDFILLFLTFLLVGFGIVMVFSSSSPIASFYLQDALYYTKKQVIFAIVGLIAMFFVMNMRIEKLKKWIVPVNFIIIVMLFMVLFTDPINGAKSWIPLGSFGTLQPSEFAKIGIILYIAALICKKGDQFRDFKTGLLPVLTIIAFISLLILLQPDIGTAAILIFGTMLVVFVGGSNLKHLFGIFAIFSGLMTLFLLILTKIEITSGPINERLSRFTSYQDPWADPLDGGYHIIQSLYAFGHGGMTGAGFGQSIQKLFYLPFAYNDFIFSIIGEELGFIGSSLFLITYLLLLWRGLVISIKSPDMFGTLVGTGIVGILAIQALINIGGVTNAIPITGVPLPFISQGGSSMITSLISVGILLSISRENNRLDKIEKK; encoded by the coding sequence ATGGATACTGGCCGAAGAGGTACACCAGATTTTATTCTACTTTTTTTAACTTTTTTACTAGTAGGGTTTGGGATCGTAATGGTTTTCAGTTCCAGTTCTCCGATTGCTTCTTTTTACTTACAAGATGCTTTATATTACACCAAAAAGCAAGTTATATTTGCAATCGTAGGTTTAATTGCTATGTTTTTTGTTATGAATATGCGTATCGAAAAACTAAAAAAATGGATTGTACCTGTTAATTTTATCATCATCGTCATGCTGTTCATGGTATTATTTACAGACCCAATAAATGGTGCGAAAAGTTGGATACCTTTGGGATCTTTTGGTACTTTACAACCGTCTGAATTTGCAAAAATCGGGATTATTTTATATATTGCTGCTCTCATCTGTAAAAAAGGAGATCAGTTTAGAGATTTTAAAACAGGATTGCTGCCTGTGTTAACCATTATCGCATTTATATCTTTATTGATTTTGCTCCAACCCGATATAGGAACAGCTGCAATCCTTATCTTTGGTACAATGTTAGTTGTTTTTGTAGGTGGCTCGAATCTTAAACATCTATTTGGTATATTTGCAATTTTCTCTGGTCTGATGACTTTATTTTTGCTAATCTTAACCAAAATTGAGATAACGAGTGGACCTATCAATGAAAGGTTAAGCCGATTTACTTCTTACCAAGATCCATGGGCAGATCCATTAGACGGAGGATATCATATTATCCAATCACTGTATGCGTTTGGACATGGAGGTATGACAGGTGCTGGATTTGGACAAAGTATTCAAAAGCTATTTTATCTACCTTTTGCATATAATGATTTTATTTTTTCAATTATTGGTGAGGAATTAGGGTTTATTGGAAGTTCTCTTTTTCTAATCACATACTTACTATTGTTGTGGAGAGGATTAGTCATTTCTATTAAGTCCCCTGACATGTTTGGAACATTAGTAGGGACTGGAATTGTAGGAATATTGGCTATCCAGGCACTCATCAATATCGGTGGGGTAACCAATGCGATTCCAATAACTGGAGTCCCCCTTCCTTTCATAAGTCAAGGAGGCTCATCGATGATTACCTCACTGATCAGTGTAGGTATTCTACTCAGTATCTCACGTGAAAACAATCGCTTAGATAAAATAGAAAAAAAATAA
- a CDS encoding Asp23/Gls24 family envelope stress response protein, with amino-acid sequence MSDFGDVRISNDVVATIAGLAAVETPGIAGMSGGISEGLAKRLSGKNVQKGVSVEVGQLETAIDLRVIVNYGSKIHEVCKNLQTNVKESVMSMTGLSVVEVNVKVEGVVFQEEVAEALQRVK; translated from the coding sequence ATGTCTGATTTTGGTGATGTTCGTATCTCAAATGATGTAGTAGCCACAATTGCTGGCTTGGCTGCAGTAGAGACACCTGGGATTGCTGGTATGTCTGGTGGTATTTCCGAAGGACTTGCTAAAAGATTAAGTGGTAAAAATGTTCAAAAAGGTGTCTCAGTTGAAGTTGGTCAATTAGAAACAGCCATTGATTTAAGAGTGATTGTGAACTATGGTTCAAAAATTCATGAAGTTTGTAAAAACTTGCAAACAAATGTAAAGGAATCCGTAATGAGTATGACAGGTCTATCTGTTGTAGAGGTAAATGTAAAAGTTGAAGGTGTGGTTTTTCAAGAGGAAGTTGCTGAAGCGCTTCAAAGAGTAAAGTAA
- a CDS encoding DUF1507 family protein, whose protein sequence is MSTSEISNDLVQKAYNLLKEDADKILKLIEVQMETLANRRCPLYEEVLDTQMYGLSREIDFAVRAGLMTNTTGKEILSELERNLAKLYEALNQSKDECL, encoded by the coding sequence GTGTCTACATCTGAAATATCAAACGATTTAGTTCAAAAAGCCTATAATCTTCTTAAAGAAGATGCAGATAAAATATTAAAATTGATCGAAGTGCAAATGGAAACACTCGCCAACCGTAGATGTCCTTTGTATGAGGAAGTTTTGGACACTCAAATGTACGGATTATCAAGAGAAATTGATTTTGCCGTAAGAGCAGGTTTAATGACGAATACAACGGGTAAGGAAATTTTAAGTGAGCTTGAAAGAAATTTAGCTAAATTGTATGAAGCGCTAAATCAAAGTAAAGATGAGTGTCTTTAA
- a CDS encoding HPr family phosphocarrier protein, giving the protein MSKNEAIMEISQTANKFTSSIVLQFENKYIDVKSILGLFTTLVDSNSYELHVHGPDQEEAIASMQEVFAKHNLTIEVKKD; this is encoded by the coding sequence ATGTCAAAAAATGAAGCTATTATGGAAATTTCTCAAACCGCTAATAAATTTACCTCTTCGATCGTATTGCAGTTTGAAAATAAATATATTGATGTGAAGAGTATTTTAGGTTTGTTTACCACCTTAGTGGATTCAAATAGTTATGAATTACACGTGCATGGTCCTGACCAAGAAGAAGCCATTGCTAGTATGCAGGAAGTATTTGCTAAACATAATTTAACAATTGAAGTAAAAAAAGATTAA
- a CDS encoding aminopeptidase: MRDPRVQTLAKQLVNYSIECKPGEKVLIEMIGTERELLKCVIEEVQACGGFPFVEITDPSVMRSLLMNASKDQIEEWSSYDLIRMKKMDAYIGIRSGDNSNELSDVPDEQMKMYINDYRHPVHSEQRVKHTKWVILRYPNNSMAQSANMSTETFEDFYFNVCNLDYAKMSDSMDALVKLMNQTDKVKIKSPGTELSFSIKDIPAIKCAGSNNIPDGEVYTAPVLESVNGTISYNTPTVYSGITFENIQFTFENGKIVKATSNDTERLNKILDSDAGARYIGEFSLGFNPYIKYPMKDILFDEKIDGSMHFTPGQAYDEADNGNRSSVHWDLVLIQRPEFGGGEIYFDDRLIRKDGRFVISELELLNPENLT, translated from the coding sequence GTGAGAGATCCGAGAGTACAAACATTAGCTAAACAGTTAGTGAATTATTCTATTGAATGTAAACCTGGAGAAAAGGTTTTAATTGAGATGATTGGTACTGAAAGAGAATTATTGAAATGTGTCATTGAAGAGGTTCAGGCATGTGGAGGGTTTCCATTTGTAGAAATTACAGACCCTTCAGTAATGAGATCTTTATTGATGAATGCTTCAAAGGATCAAATCGAAGAGTGGTCTTCTTATGATTTAATTCGTATGAAAAAGATGGACGCTTATATTGGCATACGTTCAGGTGATAATTCCAATGAATTATCGGATGTACCTGATGAACAAATGAAGATGTACATTAATGATTATCGCCATCCAGTGCACTCTGAACAGAGGGTAAAACATACAAAATGGGTGATATTAAGATATCCAAACAATTCCATGGCTCAATCTGCAAATATGAGTACAGAAACTTTTGAAGATTTCTATTTTAATGTATGCAATTTAGACTATGCTAAAATGTCCGATTCGATGGATGCTTTAGTGAAGTTAATGAATCAAACAGATAAGGTGAAAATCAAATCTCCTGGAACAGAATTAAGTTTTTCCATTAAAGATATTCCTGCGATAAAATGTGCCGGTTCTAATAACATTCCTGATGGAGAAGTATATACGGCACCTGTTTTAGAATCAGTGAATGGAACTATTTCTTATAATACTCCAACTGTATATTCAGGTATTACTTTTGAAAACATACAGTTTACGTTCGAAAATGGAAAAATAGTTAAGGCTACAAGTAATGATACAGAAAGACTGAACAAGATTTTGGATTCAGATGCAGGAGCACGTTACATAGGTGAATTTAGTTTAGGTTTTAATCCATATATTAAATATCCGATGAAGGATATTTTATTCGACGAAAAAATAGATGGTAGTATGCATTTTACTCCTGGTCAAGCGTATGATGAAGCAGATAATGGTAATCGATCCTCTGTGCATTGGGATTTAGTATTGATCCAAAGACCAGAGTTCGGAGGCGGAGAAATTTATTTTGATGATCGTTTAATTCGAAAAGATGGTCGTTTTGTGATCAGTGAATTGGAGCTATTAAATCCAGAAAATCTAACCTAA
- a CDS encoding diguanylate cyclase has protein sequence MNVNNNECKIKKDSVHTIHQWDYSSNIENIDVQHIGQIITVSFKEFIHQIICESLQVQGAFFIADFNGKLLNSHVFSDWDYTDKLDLKLEPDTVWNEKELGVNALNECIINLKQNIVYFEENTYEPFKKYITCAVPMLFSVEKNTKKIVLGAILEKNENMNEHFLIKTFGMFFQSTLHKNIESYLKVKLYNENLKVSKENKQKEELYQINKNLQSKSDGDLILSEVIQKIKEIYPKCEVQLFLSLDNKPNTSLKTISFDVNEDPYCKRAFMEGEIQVQHFESDNQLISIPLRGLQAVYGVFRIQTNLEPFCDKDISFVSMLADSAGTAFENAKLLEQSNSLIGELRLINDITRRLNKSLNLYELFDYISNELINIFNADFGCILEFNKEKNQIIIKSSNIPNLSNDVFSIHYGFSGVVNQTKEGLIVQDYEMNPSVSSKVMEITKSRSLIASPILVNDEVSGVVMFTNRMPNFFTYDNFRMLQVLSTHIGLAMSNAMLHDEMNRMVITDNLTGLYARHYLDEQVTKMLSDHHYGSLILFDIDFFKRVNDTYGHQLGDKILKQVSKIIQSCIRDSDIAARWGGEEIAVYIAEAKVDHAIKIAERIRNRVYNETNPRVSVSCGVADWSLDDSIIGVENLIYKADMALYEAKKLGRNQIQVNE, from the coding sequence ATGAATGTGAATAATAATGAATGTAAGATTAAAAAGGATAGTGTACATACCATTCATCAATGGGACTATAGTAGCAATATTGAAAATATAGATGTTCAACATATCGGGCAGATCATAACAGTTTCTTTTAAAGAATTTATTCATCAAATCATCTGTGAATCACTCCAAGTTCAGGGTGCTTTTTTTATTGCAGATTTTAATGGGAAATTGTTGAACAGTCATGTTTTTTCAGATTGGGATTATACTGATAAATTAGATTTGAAGTTAGAACCTGATACCGTTTGGAATGAGAAGGAGTTAGGAGTAAATGCATTAAATGAGTGTATTATAAATTTAAAACAAAATATAGTTTATTTTGAAGAAAATACATATGAGCCTTTTAAGAAATACATTACTTGTGCAGTTCCAATGCTATTTTCAGTGGAAAAAAATACAAAGAAAATAGTGTTAGGTGCTATTTTAGAGAAAAATGAAAATATGAATGAACATTTTTTAATAAAAACGTTTGGTATGTTTTTCCAATCCACTTTACATAAAAATATAGAATCTTATTTGAAAGTTAAATTATATAATGAAAATTTAAAGGTGTCTAAAGAAAATAAACAGAAAGAGGAATTATACCAGATTAACAAAAACCTTCAATCAAAATCAGATGGGGATTTAATATTATCAGAAGTCATACAGAAAATAAAAGAAATTTATCCAAAATGTGAAGTTCAATTGTTTTTATCGCTAGATAATAAACCAAACACATCGCTTAAAACAATATCTTTTGACGTAAATGAAGACCCATATTGTAAACGTGCTTTTATGGAAGGTGAAATCCAAGTACAACATTTTGAATCAGACAATCAGCTCATTTCCATTCCTTTACGTGGTTTACAAGCGGTTTATGGCGTTTTTAGAATCCAAACAAACTTAGAGCCTTTCTGTGATAAAGATATTAGCTTTGTCTCCATGTTAGCTGATTCTGCAGGGACTGCCTTTGAAAACGCTAAATTATTAGAACAGTCTAACTCTTTAATTGGGGAGTTAAGATTAATTAATGACATAACGAGAAGGTTAAATAAAAGTTTGAATTTATATGAACTTTTTGATTATATTTCAAATGAACTAATTAATATTTTTAATGCGGATTTTGGTTGTATACTTGAATTTAATAAGGAGAAAAATCAAATTATTATAAAATCAAGCAATATTCCAAATTTATCAAATGATGTTTTTTCAATTCATTATGGTTTTTCAGGTGTTGTGAATCAAACAAAAGAAGGACTTATTGTCCAAGACTATGAGATGAATCCATCTGTAAGTTCAAAGGTGATGGAAATCACAAAATCTCGATCATTAATTGCTTCTCCTATTCTTGTAAACGATGAGGTTTCAGGTGTTGTTATGTTTACAAATCGAATGCCTAATTTTTTTACATATGATAATTTTAGAATGTTGCAAGTTCTTTCCACGCATATTGGATTAGCTATGAGTAATGCTATGCTTCATGATGAAATGAATCGGATGGTGATCACCGATAATTTAACAGGGTTATATGCCAGGCACTATCTAGATGAACAAGTTACTAAGATGTTAAGTGATCATCATTATGGTTCTCTAATTCTGTTCGATATCGATTTCTTTAAAAGAGTAAATGATACATATGGTCATCAACTTGGAGATAAAATATTGAAACAAGTGAGTAAAATTATTCAGTCTTGTATTCGAGATTCAGACATCGCAGCAAGGTGGGGTGGGGAAGAGATTGCAGTATATATTGCTGAAGCTAAGGTGGACCATGCAATAAAAATAGCTGAGCGTATACGTAACAGAGTTTATAATGAGACAAATCCAAGAGTAAGTGTTTCATGTGGAGTTGCTGATTGGAGTTTAGATGATAGTATCATCGGAGTTGAAAACTTGATTTATAAAGCAGATATGGCTTTATACGAAGCTAAAAAATTAGGAAGAAATCAAATACAAGTTAATGAATAA
- the rpsD gene encoding 30S ribosomal protein S4, with product MARYTGPKFKLSRRLGISLSGTGKELKRNYPPGQHGANQRRKISGYGLQLMEKQKLRHMYGLNEKQFRNLFDKASNMKGISGENFMILLEGRLDNLVYRFALSNSRAGARQLVAHGHVTVNGKKVDIPSYAVKPGDVISLREKSKGLKVIKESLENSNFTPAYVEFDEKTMEGKYVRYPERAELPPEINEQQIVELYSR from the coding sequence ATGGCACGTTACACAGGTCCAAAATTTAAATTAAGTCGTCGCTTAGGAATTTCCTTAAGTGGTACAGGTAAAGAATTAAAAAGAAATTATCCACCAGGTCAACATGGTGCAAATCAAAGAAGAAAAATTAGCGGATACGGTTTACAGCTTATGGAAAAGCAAAAACTTCGTCATATGTACGGATTAAACGAAAAGCAATTCCGTAACCTGTTTGACAAAGCCTCTAATATGAAAGGTATTTCTGGTGAAAACTTCATGATCTTATTAGAAGGTCGTTTAGATAATCTAGTTTATCGTTTTGCATTATCCAATTCTCGTGCAGGAGCTCGTCAGCTTGTAGCACATGGACATGTAACTGTAAATGGTAAAAAAGTGGATATTCCATCTTATGCTGTTAAACCAGGTGACGTTATTAGTTTAAGAGAAAAAAGTAAAGGTTTAAAAGTCATCAAAGAATCATTGGAAAACAGCAATTTTACTCCGGCTTATGTTGAATTTGATGAAAAAACAATGGAAGGTAAATATGTTCGCTATCCAGAACGTGCGGAATTACCTCCTGAAATCAACGAGCAACAAATCGTCGAGCTTTACAGCAGATAA
- the tyrS gene encoding tyrosine--tRNA ligase, translated as MAKWEELTIEQQTEVNRQLEVIRRGVVEIVPEDELKQKVIKSVLTNKPLKVKLGLDPSAPDIHIGHTVVLHKLRQFQDLGHHVQLIIGDFTGRIGDPTGKSETRKQLTEEDVFKNAQTYKEQFFKILDIEKTTVVFNSEWLAPLNFADVVELSAKVTVARMLERDDFTKRYNSGQSISIHEFFYPLMQGYDSVALQSDVEIGGTDQKFNLLMGRTLQKEYGVPTQATVMLPLIEGLDGVKKMSKSLNNYIGIDEEPSEIYGKSMSIPDELMIKYYELATDLSIEDLDELKASLENGTVHPRDAKMKLGHTFVRMYHGLEAANEAEERFKTVFQKKALPEDIPSVEISQNELDDGKLRLINLLVVLKLQSSNGEARRSITQGAVRINEEKITDVNAVINPKEGDIVQVGKRKFAKVTLT; from the coding sequence ATGGCAAAGTGGGAAGAGCTTACAATAGAGCAACAAACGGAGGTTAACAGACAATTAGAAGTCATCCGCCGTGGAGTAGTTGAAATCGTACCAGAGGATGAGTTGAAGCAAAAGGTTATCAAATCAGTGTTAACTAATAAACCTTTAAAAGTAAAATTAGGATTAGACCCTTCTGCACCAGACATCCACATAGGACACACCGTAGTTTTACATAAACTTAGACAATTTCAAGACCTTGGACACCATGTACAACTAATCATAGGGGATTTTACAGGTCGCATAGGAGACCCTACAGGAAAATCTGAAACACGTAAACAGTTAACCGAAGAAGATGTTTTCAAAAACGCTCAGACCTATAAAGAACAATTTTTTAAAATACTTGACATTGAAAAAACAACCGTTGTTTTTAATTCAGAATGGCTAGCACCATTAAATTTTGCAGATGTCGTTGAGCTATCCGCAAAAGTTACAGTAGCTAGAATGTTAGAACGTGATGATTTTACTAAACGATACAATTCAGGTCAATCCATAAGCATTCATGAGTTTTTCTATCCACTAATGCAAGGGTATGATTCAGTTGCATTGCAAAGTGATGTTGAAATAGGAGGAACTGATCAAAAATTTAACTTATTGATGGGAAGGACGTTGCAAAAAGAATATGGTGTACCAACACAAGCAACGGTTATGCTTCCATTAATTGAAGGGTTAGACGGCGTTAAAAAAATGAGTAAAAGTTTAAATAATTATATTGGGATAGATGAAGAACCTAGTGAAATTTATGGTAAATCTATGTCAATTCCAGATGAACTTATGATTAAATATTATGAACTTGCAACAGATCTATCTATCGAGGATTTAGATGAACTAAAAGCGAGCTTAGAAAATGGTACAGTGCATCCTAGAGATGCAAAAATGAAGTTAGGGCACACGTTTGTACGAATGTATCATGGTTTAGAGGCAGCGAATGAGGCTGAGGAACGTTTTAAAACCGTTTTTCAAAAAAAAGCATTACCTGAAGACATTCCATCCGTTGAAATTTCTCAAAATGAACTAGATGATGGCAAACTTCGTTTAATAAATCTACTTGTAGTTTTAAAATTACAAAGCTCAAATGGAGAAGCAAGGAGAAGTATCACACAAGGAGCAGTTAGAATTAATGAAGAGAAAATTACGGATGTCAATGCTGTAATTAACCCAAAAGAAGGGGATATTGTGCAAGTTGGGAAAAGGAAATTTGCAAAAGTAACCTTGACCTGA
- a CDS encoding transglycosylase domain-containing protein: MSKKQNKNKSKTILKKSLFISLITLKWILIIGIIFGILAGGVVLGYVTSIVKDEPVRSPEEMVSEVMNNNVSGFAYFNNDTLIGQLRSAEDRRMIELDDIPQVIQDAFIATEDQNFENHIGFDFKGVIRAVKQQVFNEQIQTGGSTITQQLARRVFLNFDQTIDRKVKEIILSVRMEQVLTKDQILEAYLNKIGFGTGSSGYPVSGVKAAIQGIFGLDNLDDINIAQAAFLAGLPQNPNKYSPFTGYGEFDEEGFNFAIERQKHVLNRMKETGEISEAEYNEALNFDLKASLAEPSEKAYTTYPYLMIEIERRAAEILYKQQNPELSQEEVDSVVEEYREKVINGGFKIYTTIDQTIYDAMQEIAQNSDNFVPDNENGVEQTGAVMIDNKTGAILGMIEGRGYEIEEYNHATQMKRQPGSSMKPIAAYLPAIESGEIQPASIVDDIPIILPDGSKGAHLPVNWDYKYHGLMTAREALNESYNIPALYVYRDVVGIDNALDFVEQLGITTLTEEDRNAQTGVIGGLAYGTTVEEMANAYSSIANYGEFNDAFLIEKIEDPNGKIIYEHQHAPERLFSEQSAFLMTDMLRTAVSQGASGSQIRNGFENYGKVPIVGKTGTTNLSRDVWFLGYSPDITLGVWAGYDQNGSLYFGYGHALNGEYRAKEIWSKVMDKTIELKPELFATTEFYQPEGLIRKTVSSKSGLIPSELTKQAGFTTTDLFDKRHVPTEMDDSLSELPVISYNDINYIPLASTPDDMIETKIVVNRSTSLKELYEQIDTILKGYSSSQKPKNRNGYPMRLEDFYPTDMGSTAPIAEDPRIEDGKNPEPPFNVRLEQKEGINIITFDHSPSEDVVGYRFYRDNGNGYTHSQTKRYDDELKFKDYVSASVDYFYYVVAVDVAGNISEPKQLQTNIDAESPEIPEEEDGGEDTDDNDENEDTDIDLGNIGSLPKVPTNVEAIKEELTVKITWSANSVNDKVLYYEIYYSDEKDGEYQFVSNANKNSFADISLMENGWYRITAVNKTGASALSEPVEVK; the protein is encoded by the coding sequence ATGTCAAAGAAACAAAACAAAAACAAATCAAAAACTATACTTAAGAAATCATTATTTATATCTTTGATAACTTTGAAATGGATTTTAATTATTGGAATTATTTTTGGTATTTTAGCTGGTGGGGTAGTTTTAGGTTATGTTACCTCAATCGTTAAAGATGAACCTGTACGCTCACCAGAAGAAATGGTGTCTGAGGTTATGAATAACAATGTCTCAGGATTTGCTTATTTTAATAATGATACGTTGATTGGGCAACTCCGCTCAGCAGAAGATCGTAGAATGATTGAGTTGGATGATATACCGCAAGTCATTCAAGATGCTTTTATAGCCACAGAAGATCAGAATTTTGAAAATCATATTGGTTTTGATTTCAAAGGAGTTATCCGCGCTGTAAAACAGCAAGTATTTAATGAACAAATTCAAACAGGTGGAAGTACAATTACACAACAATTGGCTAGACGAGTATTTTTAAATTTTGACCAAACGATTGATAGAAAAGTAAAAGAAATCATTCTTTCTGTTCGAATGGAGCAAGTATTAACGAAGGATCAAATTTTAGAAGCATATTTAAATAAAATTGGCTTTGGAACAGGTTCTAGTGGATATCCTGTTTCTGGGGTAAAAGCAGCGATACAAGGTATCTTTGGATTAGATAATCTAGACGATATCAATATTGCACAAGCAGCATTTTTAGCTGGGTTACCACAAAATCCTAATAAATATTCACCTTTTACTGGATATGGAGAGTTTGATGAAGAAGGATTCAATTTTGCTATCGAAAGACAAAAACATGTATTAAATAGAATGAAAGAGACAGGGGAAATTTCAGAGGCTGAATATAACGAAGCACTGAATTTTGACCTCAAAGCCTCACTTGCTGAGCCTTCTGAAAAAGCATATACTACCTATCCTTATCTTATGATTGAAATCGAACGAAGAGCAGCTGAAATTTTATACAAACAACAAAATCCTGAATTATCTCAAGAGGAAGTTGACTCCGTAGTAGAAGAATATCGTGAAAAAGTAATCAATGGTGGGTTTAAAATTTATACAACGATTGATCAAACCATTTACGATGCTATGCAAGAAATTGCTCAAAACTCAGATAACTTTGTACCTGATAATGAAAATGGTGTTGAGCAAACTGGTGCAGTGATGATTGACAATAAAACAGGTGCTATATTAGGAATGATTGAAGGTCGCGGTTATGAAATTGAAGAATATAATCATGCTACTCAAATGAAGCGACAACCGGGTTCATCCATGAAACCTATTGCTGCATACTTACCTGCGATCGAATCAGGAGAAATACAACCTGCTTCAATTGTTGATGATATTCCAATCATTCTACCAGATGGATCTAAAGGTGCTCACCTTCCTGTAAATTGGGATTACAAATATCATGGATTAATGACTGCTCGTGAGGCATTAAATGAATCATATAATATACCTGCTCTTTATGTATATAGAGATGTGGTTGGAATTGACAATGCTTTAGATTTTGTTGAACAACTAGGCATCACAACATTAACTGAAGAGGATAGAAATGCACAAACAGGAGTTATCGGAGGATTAGCTTATGGGACAACTGTAGAAGAGATGGCAAATGCTTATTCAAGTATAGCTAATTACGGTGAGTTTAACGATGCATTTTTAATTGAAAAAATTGAAGATCCAAATGGGAAGATAATTTACGAACATCAGCATGCACCTGAAAGATTATTCTCTGAACAGTCCGCTTTTCTAATGACAGATATGTTAAGAACAGCAGTTTCTCAAGGGGCTTCAGGCAGTCAAATCAGAAATGGTTTTGAAAACTATGGAAAAGTTCCTATCGTAGGTAAAACAGGAACAACAAACCTTAGTCGTGATGTATGGTTTTTAGGATATTCACCTGACATTACACTAGGAGTTTGGGCTGGATACGACCAAAATGGATCCTTATATTTTGGCTATGGTCACGCATTAAATGGTGAGTATAGAGCCAAAGAAATATGGTCAAAGGTAATGGACAAAACGATTGAGTTAAAGCCTGAACTGTTTGCAACGACTGAATTTTATCAACCAGAAGGATTAATTAGAAAAACGGTTTCAAGTAAATCGGGACTGATTCCTTCTGAATTAACTAAACAAGCAGGATTTACAACAACAGATTTATTTGATAAAAGGCATGTACCTACTGAGATGGATGATAGTTTATCAGAATTACCTGTCATCAGTTATAATGACATCAATTATATCCCTCTTGCTTCTACACCAGACGATATGATTGAAACCAAGATCGTTGTAAATAGAAGTACTTCATTAAAAGAGTTATATGAGCAAATAGATACAATTTTAAAAGGATATTCGAGTAGTCAGAAACCTAAAAATAGAAATGGATATCCTATGAGGCTTGAAGACTTCTATCCTACTGACATGGGTTCAACTGCACCGATTGCTGAAGATCCAAGAATAGAGGACGGGAAAAATCCCGAACCTCCATTCAATGTAAGATTGGAACAAAAAGAAGGAATTAATATTATTACATTTGACCATAGTCCAAGTGAGGATGTAGTAGGTTATCGTTTTTATAGAGATAATGGAAATGGATATACACATTCCCAAACGAAACGATACGATGATGAATTGAAATTTAAAGATTATGTTAGTGCATCTGTTGATTATTTTTATTATGTAGTTGCTGTTGATGTCGCTGGGAATATTTCAGAACCTAAGCAGCTTCAAACAAATATAGATGCTGAATCACCTGAAATTCCTGAGGAAGAGGACGGTGGAGAAGATACAGATGATAATGATGAAAATGAGGATACGGACATTGATCTAGGTAATATTGGATCATTACCAAAGGTCCCTACAAATGTTGAAGCTATAAAAGAGGAATTAACTGTAAAAATTACGTGGAGTGCAAATTCAGTCAATGACAAAGTTTTATATTATGAAATTTATTACAGTGATGAAAAAGATGGAGAATATCAATTTGTCTCCAATGCAAATAAAAATTCCTTCGCAGACATTAGTCTTATGGAAAATGGATGGTATCGAATTACCGCAGTAAATAAAACAGGAGCTTCAGCACTATCTGAACCTGTAGAAGTAAAATAA